In Constrictibacter sp. MBR-5, a single genomic region encodes these proteins:
- a CDS encoding cysteine desulfurase encodes MTLSQPLAAARTDARPNFDVERVREDFPILARPVHGKRLAFLDSGASAQKPRQVIEAMRAAYEETYANVHRGVYFLSQRSTDLFEGAREKVGRFLNAPSHENIVFTRNTTEAINLVAASWGRTFLREGDEVIISALEHHANIVPWHLLKREKGIVLKIAPIDDDGNFLLDAFADLLTDRTRLVSITHISNAIGTIVPVAEVIRLAHARGVPVLVDGSQAAPHINVDVQALDADFYAFTGHKVYGPTGIGVLYGKSDLLASMPPYQGGGDMIETVTEQESTFKDPPFRFEAGTPAIVEAIGLGAAIDYVEALGWDNLHAHERDLSAYMAQRLGTVEGLTVVGNAREKAGITSFVMECAHPHDMGTILDRAGVAVRAGHHCAQPLMERYDVAATVRASLGLYNNRADVDQLVEGLQQVREIFG; translated from the coding sequence ATGACGCTTTCGCAGCCTCTGGCCGCCGCCCGGACGGACGCGCGCCCGAACTTCGACGTGGAGCGCGTCCGCGAGGACTTTCCGATCCTGGCGCGGCCCGTCCATGGCAAGCGCCTCGCCTTCCTCGACAGCGGCGCCAGCGCGCAGAAGCCGCGGCAGGTCATCGAGGCGATGCGCGCCGCCTACGAGGAGACCTATGCGAACGTCCATCGGGGCGTGTACTTCCTCAGCCAGCGCAGCACGGACCTGTTCGAGGGCGCGCGGGAAAAGGTCGGCCGCTTCCTGAATGCGCCGTCGCACGAGAACATCGTCTTCACGCGCAACACGACCGAGGCGATCAACCTCGTCGCGGCGAGTTGGGGCCGGACGTTCCTGCGAGAGGGCGACGAGGTGATCATCTCGGCGCTGGAGCACCATGCCAACATCGTGCCCTGGCACCTGCTGAAGCGCGAGAAGGGCATCGTCCTGAAGATCGCGCCGATCGACGACGACGGGAATTTCCTGCTCGACGCCTTCGCCGACCTGCTGACCGATCGCACCCGCCTCGTCTCGATCACGCACATCTCGAACGCGATCGGGACGATCGTGCCGGTCGCCGAGGTGATCCGCCTCGCCCATGCGCGCGGCGTGCCGGTGCTGGTCGACGGCAGTCAGGCGGCGCCGCACATCAACGTCGACGTACAGGCGCTGGACGCGGATTTCTACGCCTTCACCGGCCATAAGGTGTACGGCCCGACCGGCATCGGCGTCCTCTACGGCAAGAGCGACCTGCTGGCCTCGATGCCGCCCTACCAGGGCGGCGGCGACATGATCGAGACGGTGACCGAGCAGGAATCGACCTTCAAGGATCCGCCGTTCCGCTTCGAGGCGGGAACGCCGGCGATCGTCGAGGCGATCGGACTGGGTGCCGCGATCGACTATGTCGAGGCGCTCGGCTGGGACAACCTGCACGCGCACGAGCGCGACCTGTCCGCCTACATGGCGCAGCGGCTGGGTACGGTCGAAGGGCTCACAGTGGTCGGCAATGCACGCGAGAAGGCCGGAATCACGTCCTTCGTCATGGAATGCGCGCACCCGCACGACATGGGCACGATCCTCGACCGCGCCGGGGTCGCGGTGCGCGCCGGGCATCATTGCGCCCAGCCGCTGATGGAGCGTTACGACGTGGCGGCGACGGTGCGCGCTTCGCTCGGCCTCTACAACAACCGTGCTGACGTCGACCAGCTGGTCGAGGGACTGCAGCAGGTTCGGGAGATCTTCGGCTGA
- a CDS encoding iron-sulfur cluster assembly accessory protein produces the protein MDRPPVITLTDAAVDRVKALMSRTTDPVLGLRIGVKTKGCSGMSYSVEYAKEQKRFEDKVEQKGVTLFIDPTAVMFIVGSEMDYVEDKFESGFVFRNPNEKGRCGCGESFHV, from the coding sequence ATGGACCGACCGCCCGTCATCACTCTCACCGATGCCGCCGTCGACCGCGTGAAGGCGCTGATGTCGAGGACCACCGACCCGGTCCTCGGCCTGCGCATCGGCGTGAAGACCAAAGGCTGCTCCGGCATGAGCTATTCGGTCGAGTACGCCAAGGAGCAGAAGCGCTTCGAGGACAAGGTCGAGCAGAAGGGCGTCACGCTCTTCATCGACCCGACGGCGGTGATGTTCATCGTCGGGTCGGAGATGGATTACGTCGAGGACAAGTTCGAATCCGGCTTCGTCTTCCGCAATCCGAACGAGAAGGGCCGTTGCGGCTGCGGCGAATCCTTCCACGTCTGA
- a CDS encoding adenosylcobalamin-dependent ribonucleoside-diphosphate reductase — translation MNQVPAIAQQIWDMKYRLKGPDGAPLEATVQDTWRRVARALAAVEAPERRAESEAAFYDALDGYGFVPAGRILAGAGTDRRVTLFNCFVMGTIPDDMTGIFDQLKEAALTMQQGGGIGYDFSTLRPRGAPVKGVGADASGPVTFMDVWDSMCRAIMSAGSRRGAMMATLRCDHPDIEEFIDAKRDPARLRNFNLSVLVTDAFMDAVDRDLPWDLVFDGRTYRTVPARGLWERIMRGTYAYAEPGVIFIDRINRLNNLHYCETIQATNPCGEQPLPPYGACLLGSINLARLVVQPFGPEARLDGERLKSLVATAVRMMDNVVDASNFPLPQQAQEARAKRRIGLGVTGLADALALCRVRYGSEESLRLTGEWLAAVRREAYLASTALAAEKGPFPLFDREPFLAGENVRTLDPDVRAAIAEHGIRNALLTSIAPTGTISLFAGNVSSGIEPIFSFAFTRAVLMPDGSRREEEVVDYAVAAWRESAGEEALPDWFVDAGSLTPHEHVAMQAVAQTYVDSSISKTINLPETIGFDAFQDVYLEAWRTGCKGCTTYRPNEVTGAVLTATGAKAAAAAGGSLPMARPETLPGSTYKIKWPESDHAIYITLNDIVEDGRRRPFEVFINSKNMEHYAWTVALTRMISAVFRRGGDVAFVVEELKAVFDPRGGQWMGGRYVPSLLAAIGDVIERHMVEIDFMATSPRTPRTADVTHAGLAPVAQCPKCGSAGLLHQEGCDLCTVCGYSKCG, via the coding sequence ATGAACCAGGTTCCCGCCATCGCCCAGCAGATCTGGGACATGAAGTACCGGCTGAAGGGACCGGACGGCGCGCCCCTGGAGGCCACCGTCCAGGACACCTGGCGCCGGGTCGCCCGCGCGCTCGCCGCCGTCGAGGCGCCCGAGCGGCGGGCGGAATCGGAGGCGGCCTTCTACGACGCGCTGGACGGTTACGGCTTCGTGCCGGCGGGGCGCATTCTGGCCGGCGCCGGCACCGACCGCCGGGTGACTCTCTTCAACTGCTTCGTCATGGGCACGATCCCCGACGATATGACGGGCATCTTCGACCAGTTGAAGGAAGCCGCGCTGACCATGCAGCAGGGCGGCGGCATCGGCTACGACTTCTCCACCCTGCGGCCGCGCGGCGCGCCGGTGAAGGGTGTCGGCGCCGACGCCTCGGGGCCGGTCACCTTCATGGACGTCTGGGACTCGATGTGCCGGGCGATCATGAGTGCCGGCTCCCGCCGCGGCGCCATGATGGCGACCCTGCGCTGCGACCATCCCGACATCGAGGAGTTCATCGACGCCAAGCGCGATCCGGCGCGGCTGCGCAACTTTAACCTGTCCGTCCTGGTCACCGACGCCTTCATGGACGCCGTGGACCGTGACCTGCCCTGGGATCTCGTGTTCGACGGCCGCACCTACCGCACCGTGCCCGCGCGCGGGCTGTGGGAACGGATCATGCGGGGGACCTACGCCTATGCGGAACCCGGCGTCATCTTCATCGACCGCATCAACCGCCTGAACAATCTGCACTATTGCGAGACCATCCAGGCGACGAACCCGTGCGGCGAGCAGCCCCTGCCCCCCTACGGCGCCTGCCTCCTCGGGTCGATCAATCTGGCGCGGCTCGTCGTCCAGCCCTTCGGGCCGGAGGCGCGGCTCGACGGCGAACGGCTGAAGTCGCTGGTCGCCACGGCCGTCCGCATGATGGACAATGTCGTCGACGCCTCCAACTTCCCGCTGCCGCAGCAGGCGCAGGAGGCACGCGCCAAACGGCGCATAGGTCTGGGCGTCACCGGCCTCGCCGATGCGCTCGCCCTGTGCCGCGTGCGCTACGGCAGCGAGGAGTCGCTCCGCCTGACGGGCGAGTGGCTCGCGGCGGTGCGGCGCGAGGCCTATCTGGCGTCCACGGCGCTCGCCGCGGAGAAGGGTCCCTTCCCGCTCTTCGACCGCGAGCCATTCCTGGCGGGCGAGAATGTCCGCACGCTCGATCCGGACGTGCGCGCGGCCATCGCCGAACACGGCATCCGCAATGCGCTCCTGACGTCGATCGCGCCCACCGGCACGATCTCGCTGTTCGCCGGCAACGTGTCGTCGGGGATCGAACCGATTTTCAGCTTCGCCTTCACCCGCGCCGTCCTGATGCCGGACGGCAGCCGGCGCGAAGAAGAGGTCGTCGACTACGCTGTCGCGGCGTGGCGGGAATCTGCGGGCGAGGAAGCGCTGCCGGACTGGTTCGTCGACGCCGGATCGCTGACGCCGCACGAGCATGTCGCGATGCAGGCCGTGGCGCAGACCTATGTCGACAGTTCGATCTCCAAGACGATCAATCTGCCGGAGACGATCGGCTTCGACGCGTTCCAGGATGTCTACCTCGAAGCATGGCGCACCGGCTGCAAGGGCTGCACGACCTATCGGCCGAACGAGGTCACCGGCGCGGTGCTGACCGCGACCGGCGCCAAGGCAGCGGCGGCGGCCGGAGGGTCACTGCCGATGGCCCGGCCGGAGACCCTCCCCGGCAGCACCTACAAGATCAAATGGCCCGAGAGCGACCATGCGATCTACATCACCCTCAACGACATCGTCGAGGATGGCCGCCGCCGCCCGTTCGAGGTGTTCATCAACTCCAAGAACATGGAGCACTACGCCTGGACCGTCGCCCTGACGCGGATGATCAGCGCCGTGTTTCGGCGCGGCGGCGACGTGGCCTTCGTGGTGGAGGAACTCAAGGCCGTGTTCGATCCGCGCGGCGGCCAGTGGATGGGCGGCCGCTACGTGCCCTCGCTCCTCGCCGCCATCGGCGACGTGATCGAGCGGCACATGGTGGAGATCGACTTCATGGCGACCTCGCCGCGAACGCCGCGGACGGCGGACGTGACGCACGCCGGGTTGGCCCCCGTCGCCCAGTGCCCGAAATGCGGTTCGGCGGGACTGCTGCACCAGGAAGGCTGCGACCTCTGCACGGTCTGCGGCTATTCGAAGTGCGGCTGA
- a CDS encoding GDP-L-fucose synthase, whose translation MTERTYDLRGKRVWVAGHRGMVGSALVRRLAETGCEILTAPRDRVDLRRQVETEAWMAEARPQAVFLAAARVGGILANDSRPADFIYDNLMIEANVIDAAWRCGVEKLLFLGSSCIYPRDAAQPIAEPVLLSGPLEPTNEWYAIAKIAGIKLCQAYRRQHGANFIAAMPTNLYGPGDTYDLAASHVIPALIAKMHRAHETGAATVDIWGSGRPRREFLYVDDLADALVWLMERYDGETHVNVGTGEDLSIADLARRIGDVVGFRGDLAFDTTKPDGTPRKLLDVSRLRDLGWTATTPLAEGLARTYEDFRRRGAPGVARPDVAPA comes from the coding sequence ATGACTGAGCGCACCTACGACCTGCGCGGCAAACGCGTCTGGGTCGCCGGTCACCGCGGCATGGTCGGCTCGGCCTTGGTGCGACGGCTGGCCGAAACGGGCTGCGAGATCCTGACCGCGCCGCGCGACCGCGTCGACCTGCGCCGGCAGGTGGAGACCGAGGCCTGGATGGCCGAGGCCCGGCCGCAGGCCGTATTCCTCGCGGCGGCGCGCGTCGGCGGCATCCTCGCCAACGACAGCCGGCCGGCCGATTTCATCTACGACAACCTGATGATCGAGGCGAACGTCATCGACGCCGCATGGCGCTGCGGGGTCGAGAAGCTGCTGTTCCTCGGGTCGTCCTGCATCTATCCGCGCGATGCGGCGCAGCCGATCGCCGAGCCGGTACTGCTCTCCGGACCGCTCGAGCCGACCAACGAATGGTATGCGATCGCCAAGATCGCCGGGATAAAGCTCTGCCAGGCCTATCGCCGCCAGCACGGCGCGAACTTCATCGCCGCCATGCCGACCAACCTCTACGGACCCGGCGACACCTACGACCTGGCGGCGTCGCACGTCATCCCGGCACTGATCGCCAAGATGCACCGGGCGCACGAGACGGGCGCCGCCACGGTCGACATCTGGGGCAGCGGCCGGCCGCGGCGCGAGTTTCTCTATGTCGACGACCTGGCCGACGCCCTCGTCTGGCTGATGGAACGCTACGACGGCGAGACCCACGTGAACGTCGGCACGGGCGAAGACCTGAGCATCGCCGATCTCGCGCGCCGGATCGGGGATGTCGTAGGCTTCCGCGGCGACCTGGCGTTCGATACCACGAAGCCGGACGGCACCCCGCGCAAGCTGCTCGACGTCTCGCGCCTGCGCGACCTCGGCTGGACCGCCACGACGCCGCTCGCCGAGGGGCTCGCGCGGACCTATGAGGACTTCCGCCGCCGCGGAGCGCCCGGCGTCGCCCGGCCTGACGTCGCCCCGGCCTGA
- the gmd gene encoding GDP-mannose 4,6-dehydratase: MSRKVALITGATGQDGAYLSEILLDRGYEVHGLKRRSSSFNTGRVDHLYVDPHEGPTRFHLHHGDMTDATGLIRLVQEVQPTEIYNLAAQSHVLVSFETPEYTANADALGTLRLLEAIRILKLEDRVRFYQASTSELYGNARAPQDESTPFQPRSPYGVAKLYAYWITVNYREAYGMHASNGILFNHESPIRGETFVTRKITRAVAAITHGRQRTLWLGNLDAKRDWGHARDYAEGMALIAAQDEPDDYVLATGEAHSVRAFVERAFGHAGRRIVWQGSGTEEVGSDAATGETLVAIDPRYFRPTEVEHLVGDARKARERLGWRPKTSFDDLVREMVEADLAAVDATARNGHD, from the coding sequence ATGTCGAGGAAGGTCGCCCTGATCACCGGCGCCACCGGACAGGATGGCGCCTATCTCTCCGAAATCCTTCTCGATCGCGGCTATGAGGTGCACGGGCTGAAGCGGCGGTCGTCGTCGTTCAACACCGGCCGGGTCGACCATCTCTACGTCGACCCGCACGAGGGCCCGACGCGCTTTCACCTGCACCACGGCGACATGACCGACGCCACCGGCCTGATCCGGCTGGTGCAGGAGGTGCAGCCGACCGAGATCTACAATCTCGCGGCGCAGAGCCACGTGCTGGTCAGCTTTGAGACGCCGGAATACACCGCCAACGCCGACGCGCTCGGCACGTTGCGGCTGCTCGAGGCGATCCGCATCCTGAAGCTCGAGGACCGGGTGCGCTTCTATCAGGCGTCGACCTCGGAGCTCTACGGCAACGCCCGCGCCCCGCAGGACGAGAGCACGCCGTTCCAGCCGCGCAGCCCCTACGGCGTCGCCAAGCTGTATGCCTACTGGATCACGGTGAACTACCGCGAGGCATACGGCATGCACGCGTCAAACGGCATCCTCTTCAACCACGAGAGCCCGATCCGCGGCGAGACCTTCGTCACCCGCAAGATCACCCGTGCCGTCGCCGCTATTACGCATGGGCGGCAGCGCACCCTGTGGCTCGGCAATCTCGACGCGAAGCGCGATTGGGGCCATGCGCGCGACTATGCCGAAGGCATGGCGCTGATCGCCGCCCAGGACGAACCCGACGACTACGTGCTCGCCACCGGCGAGGCACATTCGGTACGCGCCTTCGTCGAGCGCGCGTTCGGCCATGCCGGGCGCCGGATCGTCTGGCAGGGTTCGGGAACGGAAGAGGTCGGCAGCGACGCGGCGACGGGCGAGACCCTCGTCGCGATCGATCCGCGCTATTTCCGGCCGACCGAGGTGGAGCATCTGGTCGGCGACGCACGCAAGGCGCGCGAGCGGCTCGGCTGGCGGCCGAAGACGAGCTTCGACGACCTGGTGCGCGAGATGGTCGAGGCCGATCTCGCCGCCGTGGACGCCACCGCGCGTAACGGCCATGACTGA
- the sufC gene encoding Fe-S cluster assembly ATPase SufC, producing the protein MIEISNLHVNVADKPILKGIDLKVGTGEVHAIMGPNGSGKSTLAYALAGRPGYEVTDGSVRFAGVDLLELEPEERAVAGLFLAFQYPVELPGVTGMTFLKTALNAVRKARGDSELDAMQFLRLIREKTKELGISEDMLKRAVNVGFSGGEKKRNEALQMAVLDPKLAVLDETDSGLDIDALRIVADGVNKLRSPERSMIVITHYQRLLDYIVPDRVHVLAHGRIVKSGGKELALELEEKGYGAFLEAAA; encoded by the coding sequence ATGATCGAAATCAGCAATCTGCACGTGAACGTCGCCGACAAGCCGATCCTGAAGGGCATCGACCTCAAGGTCGGCACCGGCGAGGTCCACGCCATCATGGGCCCGAACGGGTCGGGCAAGTCGACGCTGGCTTATGCGCTGGCCGGCCGTCCCGGCTACGAAGTGACCGACGGTTCTGTGCGCTTCGCCGGCGTCGACCTGCTGGAGCTGGAGCCGGAGGAGCGTGCGGTCGCCGGCCTGTTCCTGGCGTTCCAGTATCCGGTCGAACTGCCCGGCGTCACCGGCATGACCTTCCTGAAGACGGCGCTCAACGCGGTGCGCAAGGCGCGCGGCGACAGCGAACTGGACGCGATGCAGTTCCTGCGCCTGATCCGCGAGAAGACCAAGGAACTGGGCATCAGCGAGGACATGCTGAAGCGCGCCGTGAACGTCGGCTTCTCGGGCGGCGAGAAGAAGCGCAACGAGGCGCTGCAGATGGCGGTCCTCGACCCGAAGCTGGCGGTGCTGGACGAGACCGACAGCGGCCTGGACATCGACGCCCTGCGCATCGTCGCGGACGGCGTGAACAAGCTGCGCTCGCCGGAACGGTCGATGATCGTCATCACCCACTATCAGCGCCTGCTCGACTACATCGTGCCGGACCGGGTGCACGTCCTGGCGCACGGCCGGATCGTGAAATCGGGCGGCAAGGAACTGGCGCTCGAACTCGAGGAGAAGGGCTACGGCGCGTTCCTGGAGGCCGCCGCCTGA
- a CDS encoding 5-formyltetrahydrofolate cyclo-ligase gives MSGRFPDKAAARRHVWERLEREGAARPPLPAHGRIPNFDGADTAARRLFTLAPWRDAGRIKVNPDTAQFHVRLEALRRGIEVYVATPRLAAGFRRIDPARIPAERLAEAADRRTWDAWSAEVDLGALPQMDAIVCGSVAVGPDGGRAGKGAGYSDLEFAILMELGQRPVPVATTVHDLQVVEAFPTEDIDQRLSAIVTPTRAMEVSATAVQPACIDWQRLTEADIAAMPVVAALRERPSGGVPSRRRPDRPSTSPMPPGRR, from the coding sequence ATGAGCGGCCGATTCCCCGACAAGGCGGCCGCGCGGCGGCACGTCTGGGAGCGGCTGGAGCGTGAGGGCGCCGCCCGGCCGCCCCTCCCCGCGCATGGGCGCATCCCGAATTTCGACGGCGCCGACACGGCCGCCCGACGACTCTTCACGCTAGCACCTTGGCGCGACGCCGGGCGGATCAAGGTCAATCCGGACACCGCGCAGTTCCATGTCCGCCTGGAAGCCCTCAGGCGCGGCATCGAGGTCTATGTGGCGACGCCGCGACTGGCGGCGGGCTTCCGGCGCATCGATCCGGCGCGGATACCGGCGGAGCGCCTCGCCGAGGCGGCGGACCGACGGACGTGGGATGCCTGGAGCGCCGAAGTCGACCTCGGCGCGCTGCCGCAGATGGACGCCATCGTCTGCGGTTCGGTCGCCGTCGGCCCGGACGGCGGGCGCGCCGGCAAGGGCGCCGGCTACAGCGACCTCGAGTTCGCCATCCTCATGGAACTCGGGCAACGCCCGGTGCCCGTGGCGACGACCGTGCACGACCTGCAGGTCGTCGAAGCCTTTCCGACAGAGGACATCGACCAGCGGCTATCCGCGATCGTGACGCCGACACGTGCGATGGAGGTTTCCGCCACCGCCGTTCAGCCGGCGTGCATCGACTGGCAGAGGCTGACGGAGGCCGATATCGCGGCGATGCCGGTCGTGGCGGCCCTCAGAGAGCGTCCGAGCGGCGGCGTTCCTTCTCGGCGGCGGCCTGATCGGCCTTCGACTTCACCCATGCCTCCTGGCCGGAGGTGA
- a CDS encoding SUF system Fe-S cluster assembly protein, producing MDSDALRDFMPTGASSGAGDDGEFRAHAGAPLEPGEAVADREAVIAALKTVHDPEIPVNIYDLGLIYELDIAEDGSAQIEMTLTAPGCPVAGEMPGMVAGAVAGVQGIGQVDVTLTFDPPWTPERMSEEARVALDMW from the coding sequence ATGGACAGCGACGCACTGCGCGACTTCATGCCGACCGGCGCCTCGAGCGGTGCCGGCGACGACGGCGAGTTCCGCGCCCATGCCGGGGCTCCGCTGGAGCCGGGCGAGGCCGTGGCAGACCGCGAGGCAGTCATCGCCGCGCTGAAGACCGTGCACGACCCGGAAATTCCGGTGAACATCTACGACCTGGGCCTGATCTACGAACTCGACATCGCCGAGGACGGCTCCGCGCAGATCGAGATGACGCTGACCGCGCCCGGCTGCCCCGTGGCCGGCGAGATGCCGGGCATGGTCGCCGGCGCCGTCGCAGGCGTGCAGGGCATCGGGCAGGTCGACGTCACGCTGACCTTCGATCCGCCATGGACGCCGGAGCGCATGTCCGAAGAGGCACGCGTCGCCTTGGACATGTGGTGA
- the sufD gene encoding Fe-S cluster assembly protein SufD: MSQQPVTSTAAAAPGTEAFAEQFAALKDRLPGAGAPAVAALREAGLKRFSSVGWPHNKIEAWKYTTLRPLGGIGFSAAAVELGASVQDAPRSLFSETAARVVLVNGHVRRDLSQLDGLPRGVSLRTLADVLRDDPALLDGMMAPSAEDPEQPMAALNLALMSDGVVLVVEPGAAVEAPIEVMHLIVPGDAAPAVHVRSAVIVRDGGRATLAERHIALDGGAYLANGATDIVVEQGGTLLHVKVQSESVDAYHLHANRVRIAQDARYHSVVLSRGAKLARNQIDAVIEGTGAECLLDGIYAGSGKQLLDHSSLIEHAAPHARSRQVYHGVLDDQSRGVFQGKIIVRQPAQKTDGHQLNRALLLSEGAEIDAKPALEIYADDVKCSHGSTAGDIDADALFYLRARGIPEAEARGLLVGAFLDEVLEHLPEGPVRTALSDEVRSWHTGGRP, from the coding sequence ATGAGCCAACAGCCAGTCACATCCACGGCGGCCGCCGCTCCCGGTACGGAAGCGTTCGCCGAACAGTTCGCGGCCCTGAAGGACCGCCTGCCCGGCGCCGGCGCGCCCGCGGTCGCGGCGCTGCGCGAGGCCGGCCTGAAGCGGTTCTCGTCGGTCGGCTGGCCGCACAACAAGATCGAGGCGTGGAAGTACACGACCCTGCGTCCGCTGGGCGGGATCGGCTTCTCCGCTGCGGCCGTTGAGTTGGGTGCGTCCGTCCAGGACGCGCCGCGCAGCCTGTTCTCCGAGACGGCGGCGCGGGTCGTGCTGGTCAACGGCCATGTCCGCCGCGACCTGTCGCAGCTGGACGGCCTGCCGCGCGGCGTATCGCTGCGCACGCTGGCCGACGTGCTGCGCGACGACCCGGCGCTGCTGGACGGCATGATGGCGCCGTCGGCGGAAGACCCCGAGCAGCCGATGGCCGCCCTCAACCTCGCGCTGATGAGCGACGGCGTGGTGCTGGTCGTCGAACCGGGTGCCGCGGTCGAGGCGCCGATCGAGGTGATGCACCTGATCGTTCCCGGCGACGCCGCACCGGCGGTGCACGTCCGTTCCGCCGTGATCGTGCGCGACGGCGGCCGGGCGACGCTGGCCGAGCGGCACATCGCGCTGGACGGCGGTGCCTATCTGGCCAACGGCGCCACCGACATCGTCGTCGAACAGGGTGGGACGCTGCTGCACGTCAAGGTGCAATCAGAGTCGGTCGACGCCTATCACCTGCACGCCAACCGCGTGCGCATCGCCCAGGACGCCCGCTATCACAGCGTCGTCCTGTCCCGGGGTGCCAAGCTGGCCCGCAACCAGATCGACGCGGTGATCGAGGGTACGGGCGCCGAGTGCCTGCTGGACGGCATCTATGCCGGCAGCGGGAAACAGCTGCTCGACCATTCGAGCCTGATCGAGCACGCCGCGCCGCACGCCCGGTCCCGGCAGGTCTATCACGGCGTGCTCGACGACCAGTCGCGAGGCGTCTTCCAGGGCAAGATCATCGTCCGCCAGCCGGCGCAAAAGACCGACGGGCACCAGCTCAACCGGGCGCTGCTGCTCTCCGAGGGTGCCGAGATCGACGCCAAGCCGGCGCTCGAGATCTATGCCGACGACGTGAAGTGCAGCCACGGCTCGACCGCCGGGGACATCGACGCCGACGCACTCTTCTATCTGCGTGCCCGCGGCATCCCCGAGGCCGAGGCCCGCGGACTGCTGGTCGGCGCGTTCCTGGACGAAGTGCTGGAGCACCTGCCGGAAGGGCCTGTCCGCACCGCGCTTTCGGACGAGGTGCGCTCCTGGCATACCGGAGGCCGGCCATGA
- the sufU gene encoding Fe-S cluster assembly sulfur transfer protein SufU, translating to MDDLRELYQEVILDHGKHPRNKRHPEHVTHAAHGNNPLCGDKVTIYLVIGEGDRIEDVAFEGRGCAISTASASLMTEIVKGKTEAEARALFERFHAMCTDDSYVSAGDDEIDPESMDRLQVMAGIRQFPMRVKCATLPWHTLTAAMAGKEKASTE from the coding sequence ATGGACGATCTGCGCGAACTGTACCAGGAAGTGATCCTGGACCACGGCAAGCATCCGCGGAACAAGCGCCACCCGGAGCATGTGACGCATGCGGCGCACGGCAACAATCCGCTCTGCGGCGACAAGGTCACGATCTACCTCGTGATCGGCGAGGGCGACCGCATCGAGGACGTCGCCTTCGAGGGGCGCGGTTGCGCCATATCGACGGCCTCGGCGTCGCTAATGACCGAGATCGTCAAGGGGAAGACCGAGGCCGAGGCGCGGGCGCTGTTCGAGCGCTTCCACGCCATGTGCACCGACGATTCCTACGTCTCCGCCGGCGACGACGAGATCGACCCCGAATCGATGGACCGCCTGCAGGTCATGGCCGGCATTCGGCAGTTCCCGATGCGGGTGAAGTGCGCCACCCTGCCCTGGCATACGCTGACTGCGGCGATGGCGGGCAAGGAAAAGGCCTCCACGGAGTGA